From the Pongo pygmaeus isolate AG05252 chromosome X, NHGRI_mPonPyg2-v2.0_pri, whole genome shotgun sequence genome, one window contains:
- the SMIM10L2A gene encoding small integral membrane protein 10-like protein 2A: protein MAASAALSAAAAAAALSGLAVRLSRSAAARGSYGAFCKGLTRTLLTFFDLAWRLRMNFPYFYIVASVMLNVRLQVRIE from the coding sequence ATGGCGGCGTCGGCGGCTCTGTCtgcggcggcggctgcggcggcCCTGTCTGGCCTGGCGGTGCGGCTGTCGCGCTCAGCTGCGGCCCGAGGCTCCTACGGCGCCTTCTGCAAGGGGCTCACGCGCACGCTGCTCACCTTCTTCGACCTGGCCTGGCGGCTGCGCATGAACTTCCCCTACTTCTACATCGTGGCCTCGGTGATGCTTAACGTCCGCCTGCAGGTGCGCATCGAGTGA